The bacterium genome contains a region encoding:
- the lipB gene encoding lipoyl(octanoyl) transferase LipB → MWNIKKLGKIPYQEAYDFQLSLVEKKESSKDNYFLLCEHDAVFTRGKGSKETSILDKNIPVVMTNRGGDLTYHEQGQLVGYIILNLREEKLSVKAFLDKIEKLIINTLSRINIEARKHPDLVGVWVGEKKIASVGIGIKKGITLHGFALNINNKMEGFSRINPCGLSSETMTSVKELIKEEIPLSLVQDIIIEEFYKIF, encoded by the coding sequence ATGTGGAACATAAAAAAACTTGGAAAAATACCCTATCAGGAAGCTTATGACTTTCAGCTTTCTCTTGTAGAAAAAAAAGAAAGTTCGAAAGATAATTATTTTCTCCTATGCGAGCATGACGCTGTTTTTACAAGGGGAAAGGGTTCAAAAGAAACCAGCATTCTTGATAAAAATATTCCTGTTGTGATGACAAATCGCGGCGGTGATTTGACTTATCACGAGCAGGGTCAGCTTGTAGGCTATATTATTCTTAATTTAAGAGAAGAAAAACTTAGTGTTAAGGCTTTTCTGGATAAAATTGAAAAATTAATCATAAATACGCTTTCAAGAATTAATATTGAAGCCAGAAAACATCCTGATTTAGTAGGCGTCTGGGTTGGAGAAAAAAAAATAGCTTCTGTCGGTATCGGAATAAAAAAAGGGATAACCTTGCATGGCTTTGCTCTTAATATAAATAATAAAATGGAAGGTTTTTCCAGAATAAACCCGTGCGGATTAAGTTCTGAAACAATGACTTCTGTAAAAGAATTAATCAAAGAAGAAATTCCTCTATCATTAGTTCAAGACATAATAATAGAGGAATTTTATAAGATTTTTTAA
- a CDS encoding glycine zipper family protein, whose product MKFNKFASLFLTLSVLGNLSLPALAAQEIMVLPPVTDGTTQSPGYSPYVNNYQTPVLKGTVTTVPVGTAFEIITNSEINTKKNHVGEIFTATLNQPISVGSDIVIPAGSEVYGQVTYSEDAGRIGRNAIMEIKFTSVKPPYGHKIPMIGKIVTKDNTGVLRGGSLKQQLVKNVSSTAVTTVGGLAVGTGIGAIAGEAGIGAAVGSITGGVVGLGYIIIKKGREVNLPIGTKMVVTLEQPLVVGQ is encoded by the coding sequence GTGAAATTCAATAAATTTGCTTCATTATTTTTAACTTTATCGGTTTTAGGAAATTTAAGTTTACCGGCGCTGGCTGCTCAGGAAATCATGGTGCTTCCTCCGGTAACTGACGGGACGACCCAGAGTCCGGGTTATTCACCTTATGTTAATAATTATCAAACACCTGTTTTAAAAGGAACGGTAACAACAGTTCCGGTGGGAACAGCGTTTGAAATTATTACAAATTCAGAAATAAATACAAAAAAAAATCATGTCGGTGAAATCTTCACAGCTACACTTAACCAACCGATTTCTGTGGGCAGCGATATCGTAATTCCCGCAGGAAGTGAAGTTTACGGGCAGGTTACTTATAGCGAAGATGCAGGAAGAATCGGTAGAAATGCTATTATGGAAATAAAATTCACCAGTGTTAAGCCTCCTTACGGGCATAAAATTCCTATGATAGGCAAAATCGTAACAAAAGATAATACCGGTGTTTTAAGAGGCGGTTCATTAAAACAGCAATTGGTTAAAAACGTTTCTTCTACTGCTGTAACAACAGTAGGTGGCTTAGCAGTAGGAACAGGAATCGGCGCAATTGCCGGTGAAGCTGGTATAGGTGCTGCAGTGGGTTCTATTACAGGCGGTGTTGTCGGGCTTGGCTATATAATTATCAAAAAAGGTCGGGAAGTTAATCTTCCTATAGGTACAAAAATGGTTGTAACTCTTGAACAGCCATTAGTTGTAGGACAATAA
- a CDS encoding DegT/DnrJ/EryC1/StrS family aminotransferase, whose amino-acid sequence MMIPILDLSHQYEELKTDLERAVLKVLSSGQYILGENVKKLEKSFTKYNEVNHALGVASGTDALHLALRALDVGPGDEVITVSFTFIATVEAISYVGATPVFVDINPDTFNFDPKELEKKITPKTKAIIPVHLYGQPVDMSSILEIAKKYNLYVIEDCAQAIGAEYKGKKVGSLGDIGCFSFFPTKNLGTFGDGGMVTTNSDYLAERLASLRNHGSKVRYYHDEVGLNSRLDEIHAAILNVKFPHIDKWNSKRREAAYYYNELLKDVKEIQTPKELKDAYCVYHQYTIKAPVRDSLVESLRQKGVMAMIYYPVPIHLQAAYKNFGFAEGLLPNTEKCTIQVLSLPMFPEITREQQKQVTDAIKSSLVELSVKA is encoded by the coding sequence TTTAGACTTAAGTCATCAATACGAAGAATTAAAAACAGATTTAGAAAGAGCAGTATTAAAAGTTTTATCGTCAGGACAATATATTCTTGGCGAAAACGTCAAAAAACTCGAAAAAAGTTTTACCAAATATAACGAAGTGAACCATGCACTTGGAGTGGCTTCCGGCACTGACGCTCTTCATCTTGCGCTCAGAGCTCTTGATGTAGGTCCCGGTGATGAAGTTATTACTGTTTCTTTCACTTTCATAGCAACAGTTGAAGCTATAAGTTATGTTGGGGCAACTCCTGTTTTTGTGGATATAAACCCTGATACTTTTAACTTTGACCCGAAAGAACTTGAAAAGAAAATCACACCGAAAACAAAAGCAATAATTCCTGTTCATCTTTACGGTCAGCCGGTTGATATGTCATCAATCCTTGAAATTGCTAAAAAATACAATCTTTATGTAATAGAAGATTGCGCTCAAGCAATAGGAGCGGAATACAAAGGTAAAAAAGTCGGTTCTCTCGGTGATATAGGCTGTTTTAGTTTTTTCCCCACAAAAAACCTCGGAACTTTTGGCGATGGAGGAATGGTAACAACAAACAGCGATTATCTGGCAGAAAGATTGGCTTCTTTAAGAAATCATGGCAGTAAAGTCAGATATTATCACGATGAAGTTGGTTTAAACAGCCGTCTTGATGAAATTCATGCCGCTATCCTTAATGTAAAATTCCCTCATATCGACAAATGGAACTCAAAAAGAAGAGAAGCTGCATATTATTATAATGAATTGCTTAAAGATGTAAAAGAGATTCAAACACCTAAAGAACTTAAAGATGCTTATTGTGTTTACCATCAATACACAATCAAAGCGCCCGTTAGAGACAGTCTCGTTGAATCCTTAAGGCAAAAAGGCGTTATGGCAATGATTTATTACCCTGTGCCGATACATTTGCAAGCAGCTTACAAAAATTTCGGATTTGCCGAAGGGTTGTTGCCTAATACAGAAAAATGCACAATACAGGTACTTTCTTTGCCAATGTTCCCTGAAATCACCAGAGAACAGCAAAAACAAGTTACCGATGCTATTAAATCAAGTCTTGTGGAACTTTCAGTCAAAGCTTAA